CCGAGCAGCTCACCGGCGTGACATACGACGACCTCAAGCGCTGACCCGGGCCGGGTCGGCGGGCCGGTCCGGGCCCCGGGCTGGACTACTGGCCCTCGACGGCCTTCGGGTCCATCCAGACGATCTCCCAGATGTGGTGGTCCGGGTCCTGGAAGGAGCGGCCGTACATGAAGCCGTGGTCCATCGGCTCGTTCGCGGGTGAGCCCCCGGCCGCCAGGGCCGCGTCGGCCAGCTCGTCGACCTTCTCGCGGCTCTCGGCGCTCAGCGCGACGATCACCTCGGTGCTGGTGGCGGCGTCCGCGACGGCCTTCTTGGTGAAGTCCTTGAACTTGGCCTCGGTCAGCAGCATCGCGAAGATCGTGTCGCTGACGACCATGCAGGCGGCGGTCTCGTCGGTGAACCGGGGGTTGAAGGTGTAGCCGACGGCCTCCCAGAACGCCTTCGACGCGTCGAGGTCCTTCACCGGCAGGTTCACGAAGATCATCTGGGACATGGCGGGTGCCTCTCTGGTGGTCTTGCTCGTCGTCGCGCCTTGTGGCGTCGCTTGTCGTGGGTAGAGACCCCCGGGGCGGGCCGGACTCATCGCTCGCGGCGGGGGCATTTTCCGGAACGAGCGCGGCGGCCTCCCGGAGCGGGTGAGGCCGGCCGCCCACCGGGGCGCTCTCGACGGAGCCGCGGCGGACCTCGGGCACGGCCGGAGAGCCGAGCGGGCGTGCCGGCACCGGCGGGCGGCACCGGCGAGCGGCACCGGGTCGCTCCCGGGCCCGCCCGGGAGCCGGAGGCCGGGAGCGATAGGTCGCACGGCCGAGGGCCGGCTGTACGGGCCCGTACAGCCGGGCCCGTACAGCCGGGGCCGTACAGCCGGGGCCCGGAGCCGGGGCCCGGAGCCGGGGCCCGCGGAGCCGGGCGGGAGATGCGCGCCTGGCCGGGAACGGCCGGTCGCCCCGTCCCGCAGGGGACGTCTTCACGTCACCCCTCGTTGACGCAAAGTCAATTCCACGCTTCTAGGGTCCGTTGGCGCGCGACCCCGCCCCGCCGCCCGGCGGGGGGAAGGGCAGTCACGACCCCCTGGAGTGACAGTGGAACGACGCAGCTTCCTGCGTGGAGCGGTCATCGGCACGTCCGCGGCCGCCTTCGGCGGCACGCTGTGGCAGGGCGCCGCCTCCGCGGCCCCCGCACAGCCCGGCCCGGGACCGTACGGGGCGCTCGGCGCGGCCGACGCCAACGGCATCCGGCTGCCGGCCGGGTTCACCAGCAGGGTGATCGCCCGTTCCGGGCAGAAGGTCGCCTCCACCTCGTACACCTGGCACAACGCCCCCGACGGCGGCGCCTGCTTCGCCGACGGCTCCGGCTGGATCTATGTGTCCAACTCCGAGATCAACCCGTCCGGCGGGGCCAGCGCGGTCCGGTTCTCCTCGGCGGGCGCGATCACCGGGGCCTACCGGATCCTGTCGGGCACCCGCACCAACTGCGCGGGCGGCAAGACCCCGTGGAACACCTGGCTGTCGTGCGAGGAGGTCAGCCTCGGCTACGTCTACGAGACCGACCCCTGGGGGGTGAACGCCGCCGTCCGCCGGGACGCCATGGGCCGGTTCAAGCACGAGGCGGCGGCGGCCGACCCGGTCCGCAAGGTCGTGTACCTGACCGAGGACGAGAGCAACGGCTGCCTCTACCGCTTCATCCCGACGACCTGGGGCGACCTGTCCTCCGGAACGCTGCAGGTGCTGGTCGCCGGAACCGCCACCTCGGGCACGTTCGGCTGGGCGAACGTGCCCGACCCGGACGGCTCCCCCACCGCGACCCGCAGCCAGGTGTCCGGCGCGAAGAGGTTCAACGGCGGCGAGGGCTGCCACTACGCCAACGACACCGTCTGGTTCACCACCAAGGGCGACAACCGCCTCTGGCAGCTCAACCTCACCAGCGGCACCTATGAACTCGCCTACGACGACTCCCTGGTGACGGGCGGCTTGGCCCCGCTCACCGGCGTGGACAACGTCACCGGCTCGTCCTCGGGCGACCTGTTCGTCGCGGAGGACGGCGGCAACATGGAGATCTGCCTGATCACCCCGGACGACGTCGTCGCTCCGTTCCTGCGGATAGACGGCCAGTCCGGCTCGGAGATCACCGGACCCGCCTTCTCGCCGGACGGGCGGCGGCTGTACTTCTCCAGCCAGCGGGGGACCAGCGGCAGCTCGTCCGGCGGCATCACCTACGAGGTGACGGGACCGTTCCGGGCGTAAGTCCGGGCGCGAGCACCCCCGGCGGCTCCGGATCGCGCTGGGCGCGGCCCCTCAGCAGGGCCGTGCCCAGCGGCGTCATCGTGTGCAGCACCGCGTTCCCGTTCCGCAGCGTGACCACGAGCCCGGCCTCCCGCAGCACGCAGGCGTGCTGGCTGGCGGAGGCGAGCGACACCCCCGCCCGGCGGGCGAGTTCGCTCGTGGTGCAGCCGCTGCCGATGGACTGCAGCACCGCCGAGCGGGTGTGCCCCACGAGCCGGCCCAGCGACATCCCGTCCCGCTCCCAGGTCATCGGCGACCCGCTGTGCGTCAGCGGGTAGACCAGTACCGGCGGCAGCTCCGGGTCCCGGCGGACCACGGGCGTGCCGCGGCAGAAGTACGACGGCTGCAGCAGCAGCCCGCGCCCCTCCAGCCGCAGCTCGCGGTCCACCGGGTAGTCGGCCTCCAGTACCGGCGCGCGCCAGCGCAGCATCGGCGGCAGCGAGGCCAGCAGCTCGTCCGCGCCCCCGTCGAGCAGGGCCCGGCCGCGCACGGCCCGATCGGCCTCCACCGCCGCCTGGATGTGCGGCCAGTACGGCTCGATCGCCGACCGGTGGTAGCTGCGGAGCACCCCGACGAGCCGGTCCATCGGCCCGTCCGCGCCGTCGGCGAGCCCGGCGAGGCGGCCCGTGAGCACGGCGTGCGGCCGCTCCGCGGCGAGCAGCGCCAGCTCGGCCCCGAGCCTGCGCGCCGGGGTGGCCCGCACCGCCTCCAGGCCCTCGTCCAGGCCCTCCAGAGCCTCGGGCGGGGTCAGGAAGTCCGGGAAATAGCCGCGTTGCGGGACGAGCGCCGCGAGGAGCCGTGTTTCACCGTTGAGCCGGGCTCGGGTTTCCGTCCGCCATTCGCCGAAGACGGTGGCTCCGCGCCGGTCCCGTAAACGGTGGAAACTCAGAATCGTTTCCCACAAAACATCCGGTCTGGCCGCCATCCGCACCCTGGCGAGGTCTTCACCGGTGAAGTGGATTCGCAGCACGGAACCCCCACTGTTGCATCCGCAATCGCCCCCGTCACTGAGTATGCACGCAATCACAGGACGTTACCACGGTGTTTCAGCCACAGTTGAAACGCATCGCGTAACAGGGCGGCGAACCGAAAAGCTGTACGACGTCGGGCACGAAACCTTCGGGTACCGAGGGGCGAGGCAAAGACCGTGGGGGGCTTTCCGCGCCTGGCGGCGGTCGGCGAAGGTTGCGGCTCCGTGTCCGGCATCGGGAATGGAGCGCGGCCGGCGGGTGGGGATCCGTCGACCGCGCTCCGCCTGTTCTTTGCTCAACGAATGGCGAAAATCAAGCAACCGTTAAAACCCACTACTGGTCCGCTGTTCAACAGCACGCGTGGGCGGCAGACCCCGCCGCGGCACCGGTATAGGAAACGAGCGGGACAGACACCTCCGCACAAGGTGCCCGTCCCGCTCGTCTCGTGGTGCACCGGGACCGCCGGCCGGTCGGTGAGGGTCGGGGACCACCGACGGCCCCGGGGCCGGGGGCCGGCCGCGGGTGCGGCCGGGCGGATCAGCGGCTGTCGCTGCCGGAGGACTGCGCCGCCGCGCGGCCCGCCTCCAGACGCGCCACGGGGATCCGGAACGGCGAGCAGGAGACGTAGTCCAGGCCCACCTCGTGGAAGAAGTGCACCGACTCCGGGTCACCGCCGTGCTCGCCGCACACACCGAGCTTCAGGTCCGGCCGGGTGGCCCGGCCGGCCGCCACCGCGTTGCGCACCAGCGAGCCGACGCCGTCCTTGTCGATCGTCTCGAACGGGCTGACGCCGAAGATGCCCTTCTCCAGGTAGGCGGTGAAGAACGAGGCCTCCACGTCGTCCCGGCTGAAGCCCCACACGGTCTGGGTGAGGTCGTTGGTACCGAAGGAGAAGAACTCCGCGGCCTCGGCGATCTGGCCGGCCGTCAGGGCCGCGCGGGGCAGCTCGATCATCGTGCCGAGGGCCAGCCGCAGGTCCACGCCCGTGGCCGCCTCGACCTCGGCGATCACCTGCTCGGCCTCCTCGCGCACGATCTCCAGCTCCTGCACGGTACCCACGAGCGGGATCATGATCTCGGCGCGCGGGTCGCCCTTGGCGTTGCGGCGCTCCGCCGCGGCCTCCGCGATGGCCCGCACCTGCATGGTGAACAGCCCCGGGATGACCAGGCCGAGACGGACTCCGCGCAGGCCCAGCATCGGGTTCTGCTCGTGCAGCCGGTGCACCGCCTGCAGCAGGCGCAGGTCGTTCTCGTTGGCGTCCTTGCGGGCCTCGGCGAGCGCGACGCGCACCGACAGCTCGGTGATGTCCGGCAGGAACTCGTGCAGCGGCGGGTCCAGCAGCCGCACCGTCACCGGCAGCCCGTCCATCGCCTCGAACAGCTCGACGAAGTCCTTCTTCTGCAGCGGCAGCAGCGCCTTCAGCGCGTCCTCGCGCTCGTCGTCGGTGTCGGCGAGGATCAGCTTCTCGACCATCTCGCGGCGCTCGCCGAGGAACATGTGCTCGGTGCGGCACAGCCCGATCCCCTGGGCACCGAAGCGGCGGGCACGCAGCGCGTCCTCGGCGTTGTCGGCGTTGGCCCGTACCCGCAGCCGGCGCACCCGGTCCGCGTAGGCCATGATCCGGTGCACGGCCTGGACCAGTTCGTCGGCGTCGTCGGCGCCCGCGTGCATCCGGCCCTCGAAGTACTCCACCACCGGGGACGGCACGACCGGGACCTCACCCAGGTACACCTTGCCGGTGGAGCCGTCGATGGAGACGACGTCGCCCTCCTCCACCACCGTGCCGTTCACCGTCATCCGGCGGCGCTTGGTGTCGACCTCCAGCTCCTCGGCGCCGCAGACACAGGTCTTGCCCATGCCGCGGGCGACGACGGCGGCGTGCGAGGTCTTCCCGCCGCGGGAGGTCAGGATGCCCTCGGCCGCGATCATGCCGTCGAGGTCGTCCGGGTTGGTCTCACGGCGGATCAGGATGACCTTCTCGCCGGAGCGCGACCACTTGACCGCCGTGTAGGAGTCGAAGACGGCCTTGCCGACCGCCGCACCGGGGGAGGCGGCGATGCCGCGGCCGAGCTTCTCGACCCGTGCGGTCTCGTCGAAGCGCGGGAACATCAGCTGCGCGAGCTGGGCGCCGGTGACGCGCTGCAGCGCCTCGGCCTCGTCGATCAGGCCCTGGTCCACGAGCTGGGTGGCGATCCGGAAGGCGGCACCCGCGGTGCGCTTGCCGACCCGGGTCTGCAGCATCCACAGCCGGCCGCGCTCGATGGTGAACTCGATGTCGCACAGGTCCTTGTAGTGCGTCTCGAGCGTCTCCATGATCTGCATCAGCTGGTCGTACGACTTCTTGTCGATCGACTCCAGGTCCGCCAGCGGCACGGTGTTGCGGATACCGGCCACGACGTCCTCGCCCTGCGCGTTCTGCAGGTAGTCGCCGTAGACGCCCTGGTGGCCGGAGGCGGGGTCGCGGGTGAAGGCGACACCGGTGCCGGAGTCCGGGCCGAGGTTGCCGAAGACCATGGAGCAGACGTTGACCGCGGTGCCGAGGTCGTGCGGGATGCGCTCCTGGCGGCGGTAGAGCTTCGCCCGGTCCCCGTTCCAGGAGTCGAAGACGGCCTTGATGGCCAGGTCCATCTGCTCGCGCGGGTCCTGCGGGAAGTCGCGGCCGGTCTCCGACTTGACGATCTTCTTGAACTGCTTGACCAGCTTCTTCAGATCGGCGGCGTCGAGGTCGGTGTCGACCGTGACCTTCTTGGCCTCCTTGGCCGCGTCCAGGGCGTCCTCGAACAGCTCGCCTTCGACCCCGAGGACCGTCTTGCCGAACATCTGGATGAGCCGGCGGTAGGAGTCCCACGCGAAGCGCTCGTCACCGGCCTGCCGGGCGAGGCCCTCCACCGACGTGTCGGACAGGCCGATGTTCAGGACGGTGTCCATCATCCCCGGCATGGAGAACTTGGCGCCGGAACGCACGGACACCAGCAGCGGGTCCTCGGACTGGCCGAGCTTCTTGCCCATCCGCTGCTCCAGCGCGTCGAGGTGCGCACTCACCTCGTCACGCAGTGCCGCGGGCTCCTCGCCGCTGTCGAGGTAGACCTTGCAGGCCTCGGTGGTGATGGTGAAGCCCGGAGGGACGGGCAGACCGAGGTTGGTCATCTCGGCGAGGTTCGCACCCTTGCCGCCGAGGAGGTCCTTGAGGTCCTTGTTGCCCTCGGTGAAGTCGTAGACGAACTTCTGATCTTTGATTTCCGACACGGGTCTCGACTCCTCGAGGACTCGGTGGCTGCCCTGACGGCGAGGAACATACCCAGATCGAAGGCACGTGGGTACGTCCACTTGTCCGTCATTCGGCCGTAACCACCCGTCCGCCAGCAGATCGCAGGTTTCCGATACGTAAAGCGGTAGCGCCGCACCTCTTCACCCCTCGAAGGACGCTTGACCCAAAGCGGAACATCGCCGCTCAGATGAGCATCCTTCCAGGCATCTGAGTTCACTTTTTGAACACGGAAGGGGTGGCACGCAGTGCCACCCCTTCCGAAGTCACAGCCACCCCAAGAGCGCTCATCTGAGCGCAACCCCTATCAGGGGTGGCGAGAATCACGCCGCCGGGAACGACCGGATCCCACCATCCGGACCCGCTCGCACCCGGATCCGGACCGGCCTCCCGACCCGCCGCCCGGTCAGCCCCCGGACGTGTCCAGCTCCGCATCCTCGCTCACACCTGCACAGTCGTACGGATCCTTCAGCCAGCCGTCCGGCAGCACCACCCGGTTGTTCCCCGACGTACGCCCGCGCGGGCCGTCCGCACCCGACGGCCACGGCTGCTCCAGGTCCAGCGTGCTCAGCTGAGCGCGCAGCTCCTCCAGCGACGACGTCACCGCCAGCCGCTTGCGCATCTCCGACCCGACCGCGAACCCCTTCAGGTACCACGCCACATGCTTACGGAAGTCGATCACGCCACGGGACTCGTCCCCGATCCACTCCCCCAGCAGCCGGGCATGGCGCACCATCACCTCCGCGACCTCCCGCAGCGACGGCCGCGCCCACGCTCCCGACCCCTCGAAGGCACCGACCAGATCGCCGAACAGCCACGGCCGCCCCAGGCAGCCGCGCCCCACGACCACCCCGTCGCAGCCCGTCTCCCGCATCATCCGCAGCGCGTCGCCGGCCGACCAGATGTCCCCGTTCCCGAGCACCGGGATCTCCGGCACATGGTCCTTCAGCCGGGCGATCGCGTCCCAGTCCGCCGTACCGCCGTAGTGCTGGGCAGCCGTGCGCCCGTGCAGGGCGATCGCCGTGACACCCTCCTCGACCGCGATCCGCCCCGCGTCGAGATAGGTGAGGTGGTCGTCGTCGATGCCCTTGCGCATCTTCATCGTGACCGGCAGATCCCCGGCGTTGCCGACCGCCTCGCCCAGGATCGCCCGCAGCAGATTCCGCTTGTACGGGAGCGCCGAGCCGCCCCCCTTGCGCGTCACCTTGGGCACCGGGCAGCCGAAGTTCAGATCGATGTGATCCGCCAGGTCCTCGTCCACGATCATGCGGACGGCCTTGCCGACCGTGACCGGGTCCACGCCGTACAACTGGATCGAACGCGGCCGCTCCGACGCGTCGAAGTGGATGAGCTGCATGGTCTTCTCGTTGCGCTCGACCAGCGCCCGGGTCGTGATCATCTCGCTGACGAACAGCCCCTTGCCCCCGCTGAACTCCCGGCAGAGGGTGCGGAACGGCGCGTTGGTGATACCGGCCATGGGCGCGAGCACCACCGGGGGCTGCACGGCATGCGGGCCGATGGACAGCGTCGGGGTCTGAGCGAGCGTGGTCATTCGACCATTGTCGCGCACTGCCGAGTCAATTAGTTAGACGCACTATCCAGGCAGGGGAAGCCGGGGAAACAGGGGAGAACCGGCCTCAGGCGTCGTGGCACGTCCGGGCCCGCGCGCCCTCCCTGGTCCGGCCCCTCGACGTGGCGCGCCGGGGGTGGCGGCGGAGGTACTCCCCCTCGAGAGCGCCCATCCGGGAGGTGTGCGTCTCCAGGGCGTCGTCGGAGCCGTACAGCAGGGTCTCGTGACGAGTGCGGTGGATGGCCTCCAGCTCCTTCAGCAGCTGCCCGTCCTCCAGCCGCTCCGGCGGCACTCCGCGGTCCTGCTCCGCCATGTCACACCTCCGGTAGGTACACCCCTTCCATCATGGCCCCGGATCGGGCGACCGCATCCGAGGACGGAAGTGCCCGGACCACCAGGTGGTCCGGGCACTTCGGGACAAGCGGGTGTCAGCCCTGCGCACCGCTCTCGCCCTGGGACGCCTCGCCCTGGGCGTCGTCGGCATGGGCGTCGTCGGCATGGGCGCCGCCTGCAGGATGGGCCCGCTCGCGCATCCTGCGCAGCAGCTCCTGCTTCTGGTCGGCGGCCGCCCGGCGGTCCGCCTGGCCCGCCGGGCCGTCGCCCCGCTGGTCGGCGCGGGACAGCTTTCTGCGCTGCCCGCCTACGCCGAGGAGGTTGTTGCGGCCTTTGGCCACGGGGTTCTCCCATCGTGGTGAGAAGTGGTGTGGATGTCACTGGTGGGGGCGGGGTGTGCCCGCCGCACTCTCACTCGTAGATCTGGGCGAAGGAGGACATGCGGCGACGGTACCGGGCCAGGCCTGGTCGAGCACCCGGTTTTCCGGCCTGGTCAGGCGCGCTGCGCTTCGCATCGACAGATGACGACTGACAGATTTTGAAATCTGTCATCCGTCATGCCATAGTTGTCATCGCCAGAGACCTCACCTCACCGAGGAGCCCCTCTCATGCCCTCCCCTACTTCGCCTACTTCGCCTACTTCGCCTACCTCCCCTACCTCCGTCACCTCCCCCGTCTCCGCCAGCACCTCCGCTGCCTCCACTCCCTCCTCCGCCAGCACTTCCGCTGCCCCGACTCCCCCCTCATCGACTTCTCCGGCCTCATCGACCTCTCCGGCCCCATCGACCTCCCCGGCGCCCCGTCCCCTCCCCACCAGATCCCTCGGTGCCACCGGCCCCCGCGTGTCCGCGATAGGCCTGGGCGCCATGGGCATGTCGGCGCTCTACGGTGACGCCGATCGCTCGGAGTCGATCGCGACCATCCACGCCGCCCTCGACGCCGGTGTCACGCTGATCGACACGGGCGACTTCTACGGCATGGGCCACAACGAGATGCTGATCCGCGAGGCACTTGGCACCGCTTCGGCGGGCAGCCGCGAGAAGGCGCTGATCAGCGTGAAGTTCGGGGCCCTACGTGACCCGGACGGCGGCTGGTCCGGCTACGACGGCCGCCCGGCCGCGGTGCGGAACTTCGCGGCGTACTCGCTCCAACGGCTGGGCACCGACCACATCGACGTCTACCGGATCGCCCGTGTCGACCCCGATGTACCGATCGAGGAGACCGTCGGCGCGATCGCCGAACTGGTCGAGGCGGGCCATGTCCGGCACATCGGCCTCTCCGAGGTCGGTGCCGGCACGCTCCGCCGCGCGGCGGCGGTCGCCCCCATCAGCGATCTGCAGATCGAGTACTCGCTGATCTCCCGCGGTATCGAGGACGCGATCCTGCCCACGGCGCGGGAGCTGGGCATCGGCGTCACGGCGTACGGGGTGCTGTCCCGCGGTCTGCTCTCCGGGCACTTCGGCGGCGACCGGAAGCTGGCGGCCGACGACTTCCGGGGGATGAGCCCTCGCTTCCAGGGCGGCAATCTGCGCCACAACCTCGAACTCGTGGAGCGGCTGCGCGAGATCGCCGGGCAGAAGGGGGTGTCGGTCGCCCAGTTGGCGATCGCCTGGGTGCTGTCGCGTGGCGAGGACGTCGTTCCGCTGGTGGGTGCACGGCACCCGGACCGGCTGGCGGAGGCGCTGGGTGCCCTGGACGTGACGTTCGGCGGGGACGAACTCGCGGCGATCGAGCGGGCCGTTCCGCCCGGGTCGGCCGCGGGTGAGCGCTACCCGGCGGCGCAGATGGCGCATCTCGACAGCGAGCACTGACGTGCGGGGCGGAACTCCGTAGCCGGGTACCGCGGTGACCGGCCTGCCGGGTCGCCCTCGGCGGACCCCCGGCAGTACCGGCAGTACCGGCACATCGGTCGTGCCGCCGACCGAACATCGGTCGTGCCGCGGACCGGACAC
The Streptomyces tirandamycinicus DNA segment above includes these coding regions:
- the ppdK gene encoding pyruvate, phosphate dikinase — encoded protein: MSEIKDQKFVYDFTEGNKDLKDLLGGKGANLAEMTNLGLPVPPGFTITTEACKVYLDSGEEPAALRDEVSAHLDALEQRMGKKLGQSEDPLLVSVRSGAKFSMPGMMDTVLNIGLSDTSVEGLARQAGDERFAWDSYRRLIQMFGKTVLGVEGELFEDALDAAKEAKKVTVDTDLDAADLKKLVKQFKKIVKSETGRDFPQDPREQMDLAIKAVFDSWNGDRAKLYRRQERIPHDLGTAVNVCSMVFGNLGPDSGTGVAFTRDPASGHQGVYGDYLQNAQGEDVVAGIRNTVPLADLESIDKKSYDQLMQIMETLETHYKDLCDIEFTIERGRLWMLQTRVGKRTAGAAFRIATQLVDQGLIDEAEALQRVTGAQLAQLMFPRFDETARVEKLGRGIAASPGAAVGKAVFDSYTAVKWSRSGEKVILIRRETNPDDLDGMIAAEGILTSRGGKTSHAAVVARGMGKTCVCGAEELEVDTKRRRMTVNGTVVEEGDVVSIDGSTGKVYLGEVPVVPSPVVEYFEGRMHAGADDADELVQAVHRIMAYADRVRRLRVRANADNAEDALRARRFGAQGIGLCRTEHMFLGERREMVEKLILADTDDEREDALKALLPLQKKDFVELFEAMDGLPVTVRLLDPPLHEFLPDITELSVRVALAEARKDANENDLRLLQAVHRLHEQNPMLGLRGVRLGLVIPGLFTMQVRAIAEAAAERRNAKGDPRAEIMIPLVGTVQELEIVREEAEQVIAEVEAATGVDLRLALGTMIELPRAALTAGQIAEAAEFFSFGTNDLTQTVWGFSRDDVEASFFTAYLEKGIFGVSPFETIDKDGVGSLVRNAVAAGRATRPDLKLGVCGEHGGDPESVHFFHEVGLDYVSCSPFRIPVARLEAGRAAAQSSGSDSR
- the dusB gene encoding tRNA dihydrouridine synthase DusB, with the translated sequence MTTLAQTPTLSIGPHAVQPPVVLAPMAGITNAPFRTLCREFSGGKGLFVSEMITTRALVERNEKTMQLIHFDASERPRSIQLYGVDPVTVGKAVRMIVDEDLADHIDLNFGCPVPKVTRKGGGSALPYKRNLLRAILGEAVGNAGDLPVTMKMRKGIDDDHLTYLDAGRIAVEEGVTAIALHGRTAAQHYGGTADWDAIARLKDHVPEIPVLGNGDIWSAGDALRMMRETGCDGVVVGRGCLGRPWLFGDLVGAFEGSGAWARPSLREVAEVMVRHARLLGEWIGDESRGVIDFRKHVAWYLKGFAVGSEMRKRLAVTSSLEELRAQLSTLDLEQPWPSGADGPRGRTSGNNRVVLPDGWLKDPYDCAGVSEDAELDTSGG
- a CDS encoding ArsR/SmtB family transcription factor, which produces MLRIHFTGEDLARVRMAARPDVLWETILSFHRLRDRRGATVFGEWRTETRARLNGETRLLAALVPQRGYFPDFLTPPEALEGLDEGLEAVRATPARRLGAELALLAAERPHAVLTGRLAGLADGADGPMDRLVGVLRSYHRSAIEPYWPHIQAAVEADRAVRGRALLDGGADELLASLPPMLRWRAPVLEADYPVDRELRLEGRGLLLQPSYFCRGTPVVRRDPELPPVLVYPLTHSGSPMTWERDGMSLGRLVGHTRSAVLQSIGSGCTTSELARRAGVSLASASQHACVLREAGLVVTLRNGNAVLHTMTPLGTALLRGRAQRDPEPPGVLAPGLTPGTVPSPRR
- a CDS encoding VOC family protein; protein product: MSQMIFVNLPVKDLDASKAFWEAVGYTFNPRFTDETAACMVVSDTIFAMLLTEAKFKDFTKKAVADAATSTEVIVALSAESREKVDELADAALAAGGSPANEPMDHGFMYGRSFQDPDHHIWEIVWMDPKAVEGQ
- a CDS encoding DUF6158 family protein, giving the protein MAEQDRGVPPERLEDGQLLKELEAIHRTRHETLLYGSDDALETHTSRMGALEGEYLRRHPRRATSRGRTREGARARTCHDA
- a CDS encoding PhoX family protein, producing the protein MERRSFLRGAVIGTSAAAFGGTLWQGAASAAPAQPGPGPYGALGAADANGIRLPAGFTSRVIARSGQKVASTSYTWHNAPDGGACFADGSGWIYVSNSEINPSGGASAVRFSSAGAITGAYRILSGTRTNCAGGKTPWNTWLSCEEVSLGYVYETDPWGVNAAVRRDAMGRFKHEAAAADPVRKVVYLTEDESNGCLYRFIPTTWGDLSSGTLQVLVAGTATSGTFGWANVPDPDGSPTATRSQVSGAKRFNGGEGCHYANDTVWFTTKGDNRLWQLNLTSGTYELAYDDSLVTGGLAPLTGVDNVTGSSSGDLFVAEDGGNMEICLITPDDVVAPFLRIDGQSGSEITGPAFSPDGRRLYFSSQRGTSGSSSGGITYEVTGPFRA
- a CDS encoding aldo/keto reductase, producing the protein MSAIGLGAMGMSALYGDADRSESIATIHAALDAGVTLIDTGDFYGMGHNEMLIREALGTASAGSREKALISVKFGALRDPDGGWSGYDGRPAAVRNFAAYSLQRLGTDHIDVYRIARVDPDVPIEETVGAIAELVEAGHVRHIGLSEVGAGTLRRAAAVAPISDLQIEYSLISRGIEDAILPTARELGIGVTAYGVLSRGLLSGHFGGDRKLAADDFRGMSPRFQGGNLRHNLELVERLREIAGQKGVSVAQLAIAWVLSRGEDVVPLVGARHPDRLAEALGALDVTFGGDELAAIERAVPPGSAAGERYPAAQMAHLDSEH
- a CDS encoding DUF6243 family protein; the protein is MAKGRNNLLGVGGQRRKLSRADQRGDGPAGQADRRAAADQKQELLRRMRERAHPAGGAHADDAHADDAQGEASQGESGAQG